The sequence CATTGCCATGGGGGAGCCGATGGCTAACCTGACTGGTGACTGGGTCACCGTCCGAAGACGACGCCGAGGACGAACCGTCCGACCAGGAGACCATGACGCCGGAGCTGAAgctggacggcggcggcgagcttgctGGCGGCGTGGAGCTAGAGCtggagctgaggggggaagatggggAACGagtggagctggagctggagcggaCGTGAACTGGATTCCGACAGATTTAATTCAGGTGAGCTAAACTGCGGGTTGATTAGGCTTAACGACATGTTTTTTTGGCAAAACTGCGTGCGATGACCGGGCCAGCCACCTGTCTGCCACTTGTCGTTCTGTCATTGGTCTTGGACTAAAACATCACATGAGGTGCAAGTTGGGGTACGGTGGAGTTGATTTTTGCAAGGTTGGGACTAAAATGtcacatgttgtgcaagttagaGTACCTGGGGTGCTTTTACCTCTTTGGCTTGCTTAAATGAAGTAAAATGGACTTGAAATAGTAGTGTTTGCCGACCTGTTCTTTTTGAAACGGAGATATTTAGACCTTGTACAAAGCAAGGTGCTTAGAAACATAAAATAAACATCTGTGTTTATTTATAGAGGATGGACGCTTAGGGCTAATTCTTTGTAGTGATTCCCTATAATTGAGTATGGAGAATTAATAAGCTAAAAAGAACTCTGACTTGCtccttcaaaatcttttgagaatcaTCAGAATCAGTGCAATGAACATTTGGCTCAAACCCATGATTCTAGTGATTCTACGGGCTCCCtcaaaagaaaacggttcgaattaATTAAGTTGCTACCCCTTGGAGCTTGGCATTACGTTTCGTATGCCACTATGACCGAACATCGTCGCATGCACGAAAACAATCGTGCCAGACCGTTTTTCTTTCTCTCTTGCTCGACCCCAGCCGTCACCGGGTTCCCTCCATCCCCAATCGCCTCCAGCGCCGGCCGCCACCCCGGTCTCTCCAAGCACCTTCGGCCCCACCACGTCGGAACTCGCCCTGCCCTCGTATGAGCTCGTCGGAGGCCGCCTCTTCCCTCCCTGCTCTCTGGCGAGTTATTCGTCCTCCTCGGCTCCCTGTCTCCCCTGACCTCCTCTCTGTTAAATCGATGGTCGGTGTCAATGGTGTTAAATTGATGAATGTCTATGGTGTTAAATTGATGGTTGTGTGTTAGTGGTCTCTAGATGATTTGCTAGTTGCTTGTTTGATAAATCGATGAATGGTGCTACTGTCAATGGTCTGTATGTAGAATATATATTTTTTGCTAGTGTCAATGCTACTGTGAATAGAGGATCTATATGAAAAAAAAGGGCTAATGTCCATCTTCAAATGTACCGTGAATGGTGCATATCTTTGTTCTTTTTGTTGCTTCTTGGTAAATAGATGGATCATTGTATGTGCTAATGGATATATGTTGTAGTTGGAGAAAGTTGAAAACCCCAAGGGACCCAAAGCAAACCGGGACAGTGTGGCGCGTACCATTTTTATAGATGTGTGTGTAGAGGAGGTGCGAGCTGATCACCGTTCCGACAATACTTTGGCTGACATAGGGAAAGCTAATTTCGTTAGAAAGTTCAACGATACAAAAAGGGCAACGATACCATGTACCAGTTTCAACAACACCCACCGATGTGGAGACATGAGAAATCAACCATCGTCATTCTTCTTTGCGAAATGTCGTTGAAAAGTCCCTGGCGAATTCTCGGAGGCATACCATGGTACAAAATGTAGATCCAAAAGATGATTGccactgcatgcatgtgtcccCACAAATTGGATTCGTGATAGTAAGCTACATCACGAGCATTTTGACAAGTtttgacaatgatgcatatgtacaACCTCTATTACCGTTTATAGGTACCAACGCTCTACCACGAGAAGATGATAGTACCATAACCGCAACATGTGAGGCTATTGTTGTCGGTCTTATACCTTGAGATTATTCCTTCTATTTGTAGTTGACCCCTTCTGTAAGGCAAGAAACTTCACAACCATTCTCATTGTAATATTTAGCACTCCATGATATTCATTTTCATTCATATTCGACGAGAAACTGTTCGAAACAACTAAGTGTTAGCAATTTAGCACACAGTTTTAGTATGAGGACATTACAAACATGTCAACACACAACTCATCCTACAATCTCAGACTGGAATTTCAGAAAAGAACTGGACAACAAATTCTGTGGGAAAGAATCGAAAGCTAAAAAGAACTTGGCCTTAATCAGGTACCCCTCCTATAGACACAAACACTGGTGTTTAAGAAAAACTCGGTCTATTTTACCAAACACCTTCCCTAAGCACCTATACCTTAGAGGGGGTGACTTGTGCCCTACGGTCTCACACGTTTCCCTCTTCACCATTCTCTCGCGCCCACCAGTGGCTACTCTCGCCTTGACGAGCGATTTGTTTTGTGTAATATTTGATGCATTTTTTTGCATTTCCAAAAGAAAAACTCAATATGGCATATTTTACAAGTTATTACTCAGTTTAGGATTATTCCAACATTTCACACCATAATCCAATTGATTCCTTTCGAAATGAGCACTATTGTTCTGTTCATTTTACTTTTTTTTACATCATTGTATGTAGGTCAGTTATTCTTACCATTGGCTCATTGTCTTGTGATTATGAGAGTACTCTGATTATGACTACTACCTTTCAGTTTTTTGTGGTGAACGTCTACAAGCACCCATGATTAGTCTGCAAAAACTATCCAAATTAATGTGTGTGTTATTCCGTATTGCCTGCATACAGATCGCTACTAAGAGCATCTCCGAATTTCCTATTTGGCGCTCGCATCGCTACTAAGGACAGCCATTGGATTGCAACTAGACGGCAGATTTTGACAGCTATAGTACCAGCAACAAGTCAACTGCAGAGGAACTGAAACCGTTAAAAAATCAAGTACTGGAACTAAAAAACAATGTTAGAACTGAACTAGATGGTGAAGCTGAAAAGGCTATACAAGTGAGCGAACTGTGTGTGTGTTACAGAGAGACAGAGAGGGATTGTACCTGAAAAAATGCAAAAAGGAATTGAATATATATAATTTATGGAACTTGCTTATTCTCCAACCAGCCAAAAAAAAGAAGCTCCAAAGTCAAATATTACATTATGGTGCACTTATTTACGCAACAACACCACTGAAATCTGATACATCTATCCCCCTTTCTTGCAGTAACACTCTCCAGCAAGTTCAAATATACATCATTGTCTGCAGAAGTCAATGCACAATTATCCTTCAACGATCTTCACAGGACTCCTGTGGAACAGATTGTTTTTCGTTAGTAAtggcaagaagaagaaaaatatcATATGCATATTTTCTGATAACTGCACATACCCAAATGGACTCTGTTTGATCGATAGTAGTTCGACATCCAGCTGTTAAAAACAGATAAACATTGagtaaatagcaaaaaaatcaCCACAATTGGTATTAGGATTTCAAAAAATTACCACTTTTTTCTTCACTAAAACCTACCGGTATTGGAGCAAATTTAGCAAAAAACATGGATGCTTGTGTTTTTTTTAAAGTTGACAAGATTATAGCAGGGATGGCCCGCATATAAGCACTAATGTGGCACAAAAGTCAAcaccgtttgtttgaccgttacATTGGAGGTGTTAtgaccggcgggggggggggggggggggcacctatCAGTTCTATCCCCGTCAATAAAATTCCCCCATGGGGAAAAAGATCCCCCGCACACGAGGCCTCCCGTCGGAGCCGACCCGCGCCACCAGCCCTGCATCCGCGCCGTCAGCCCAGATCCCATCCATCACCAACCCCATATCCCAACAAAGTTACACTAGCAACAAGCTGAAGAAGAATGGAATAACTATTGATGTAAATGGCATGAAAATAAATGACTGTTTACCTCAATAGTTGCATTAGGAGGAATTTCTTGAACGCCCTTTTTTCCATAAGCTAGCTCAGGAGGAACAATAACCAACCTCTGAAAttttcattattgtcatattgcagAATGAAAGTGATCTCCACATAAGAAATCATGACAGGAGCCGAGTTTGTATGTGTGTTCATGCCTCAAAATACTCACATGTATAAAGTGGTCACTGAAAATAAATAATTCATCGGAACCGAGAAATAATTGTTATGCAATCTTTATACTTACATGAAGCTAAAATGAATATATGCTTTTTGACATGATGCAGGCAACTTAgcatatttcataatcattaatAAATGAAAAAACCTCTAAAAGTCATCAGTACTATCATTTGTAAGGGTTGACTGATGGAAGCTTAATTATCTGTGGCAGAGCATCATGTTCTGTAAGTGGTATCAACATACCTTAGCTCTCTACAAAGTCACAGGATTATTTATTTGAAAATAAAAGGTTGCAGAGCAAAACCAAAACGAAACCATAGAAATTACTCACCTGCCCTCCAACTTTCATTCCCTCAACCCCGAGATCCAATCCTTTTAGAACATTGCCTCTTTCAGAATTGCCAACATCAAACCCATACGGCTACAGATGATTTAAGACAAGTAAACGAAAGTTAAACCAGAAAAAACTATATATTTGAAGTACGGTCACTTTTCAAATACTGCATCACACAACTATCAAGAAGTTTCTACATGTTCAAATTAAGAAGCATGCTTGATATTTGATAACACGGTCTCCTTTTGGAACGATGAAAAGGTGATAAAATCTTATACAATATGAAAGTACAATTTCATGAATCTGTTAGATTGATAATTTACTGAAGAGTATTGCTAATTTATCCTACACAGAAAGAAGCCAAAAATGTAAGGCAATACCGTTCCACCAGTGACACCGAGGCCCTGCCTACTTGTCATGAATGTTATGCCCTTCCACTTGGCCACGTAATGTACCTACACTCAGATAGGCATTGATCATCATACTTGAAAAAAATGAAGCTGAAAACAAATTG comes from Triticum aestivum cultivar Chinese Spring chromosome 5B, IWGSC CS RefSeq v2.1, whole genome shotgun sequence and encodes:
- the LOC123112397 gene encoding peptidyl-prolyl cis-trans isomerase FKBP16-4, chloroplastic isoform X1 yields the protein MELSSLLPSLSPRRALPLSFSTASKTPRRPRPAAFACRADASPEGPSTTRRWFASLAAATAAVGIGVARGGEAGAVSTSRRVFRSNKIPESDFITLPNGIKYYDIKVGGGAKAVKGSRVAVHYVAKWKGITFMTSRQGLGVTGGTPYGFDVGNSERGNVLKGLDLGVEGMKVGGQRLVIVPPELAYGKKGVQEIPPNATIEGWWRGSAPTGGLVCGGSFSPWGNFIDGDRTDSWMSNYYRSNRVHLGVL